Proteins encoded together in one Bacteroides zoogleoformans window:
- the nusA gene encoding transcription termination factor NusA, giving the protein MAKKGETVSLIDTFSEFKELKNIDRTTMVSVLEESFRSVIAKMFGTDENYDVIVNPDKGDFEIWRNREVVADGDVEDPNLQISLSEAQKIDASYEVGEEVTDEVIFANFGRRAILNLRQTLASKILELEKDSLYNKYIDKVGTIVNAEVYQIWKKEMLLLDDEGNELLLPKTEQIPSDFYRKGETARAVVARVDNKNNNPKIILSRTSPVFLERLFEMEVPEINDGLITIKKIARIPGERAKIAVESYDDRIDPVGACVGVKGSRIHGIVRELRNENIDVINYTSNIQLFIQRALSPAKISSIRLNEEEHKAEVFLKPEEVSLAIGKGGLNIKLASMLTEYTIDVFRELDETIEDEDIYLDEFRDEIDGWVIDAIKAIGIDTAKAVLNAPREMLIEKTDLEEETVDEVLRILKQEFEEG; this is encoded by the coding sequence ATGGCCAAAAAAGGAGAAACTGTCAGTTTGATAGATACATTTTCGGAATTTAAGGAATTGAAGAACATTGACCGCACCACGATGGTGAGTGTGCTTGAAGAGTCGTTCCGCAGTGTGATTGCGAAGATGTTTGGCACCGATGAAAATTATGACGTGATCGTGAATCCGGATAAGGGGGATTTCGAGATATGGCGTAATCGTGAAGTTGTTGCAGACGGTGATGTAGAAGATCCGAACTTGCAAATATCTTTGAGCGAGGCACAGAAAATAGATGCTTCCTATGAGGTGGGCGAAGAAGTGACGGATGAGGTGATTTTTGCCAATTTTGGTCGTCGGGCCATCTTGAACTTGCGTCAGACGTTGGCATCCAAGATTTTGGAATTGGAGAAAGACAGCCTCTATAATAAGTATATTGATAAGGTGGGCACCATTGTCAATGCGGAGGTCTACCAGATTTGGAAGAAAGAAATGCTGCTGCTGGATGACGAAGGCAATGAGTTGTTGCTGCCTAAAACCGAACAGATTCCCAGCGACTTCTACCGCAAAGGCGAGACAGCCCGTGCCGTGGTGGCACGCGTGGACAATAAGAACAACAATCCGAAGATTATTCTAAGTCGTACGTCACCCGTATTTCTGGAACGTCTGTTCGAGATGGAAGTACCCGAAATCAATGACGGACTGATTACCATCAAGAAGATTGCCCGCATTCCCGGCGAACGTGCCAAGATTGCCGTTGAAAGCTACGACGACCGCATCGACCCGGTAGGCGCTTGCGTGGGTGTGAAGGGCAGCCGCATTCATGGCATTGTCCGCGAACTTCGCAACGAGAATATAGACGTAATCAACTATACGTCGAATATCCAGTTGTTCATACAGCGTGCCCTGAGTCCAGCCAAGATATCTTCCATTCGCTTGAACGAAGAAGAACATAAAGCGGAAGTGTTTCTGAAGCCGGAAGAGGTGTCGCTGGCTATCGGTAAGGGCGGTTTGAATATCAAACTGGCCAGCATGTTGACCGAGTACACCATCGATGTGTTCCGCGAGTTGGACGAAACGATAGAGGATGAGGACATTTATCTGGATGAGTTCCGTGATGAGATAGACGGCTGGGTGATTGACGCCATCAAGGCTATCGGCATTGACACGGCAAAGGCTGTCTTGAACGCCCCCCGCGAGATGTTGATTGAAAAGACTGATCTTGAAGAGGAAACGGTGGACGAGGTATTGCGCATTTTGAAACAGGAGTTCGAGGAAGGTTGA
- the infB gene encoding translation initiation factor IF-2 translates to MTIRLNKVTRDLNVGITTAVEFLQKKGFTVEANPNTKITDEQFELLKKEFSTDKDLKIKSERFSQERQSKDRNKGSVSIDGYEENTQEKAKPEEIKTVVPEDARPKFKPVGKIDLDKPGQWLATASEKEEAEKVIEEKKAEEPVSVVVEAPQTVSEEHKETKPEPELVSQPEANTEPEVQTATVVEKEPLIATRVETESEEEERVETLSVVGTEQPEEKEEPEEEEIFKIHQPEFVSKINVIGQIDLAALNQSTRPKKKSKEEKRKEREEKEKIRQDQKKLMKEAIIKEIRREDSKLNDSGTDSNGKKKRVRINKEKVDISNASNFQRGGNDRSKNAGGASGGGQQAGGGRGRNKDRFKKPLAKQEVSEEDVAKQVKETLARLTSKGKNKGAKYRKEKRDMLSNRMQELEDMEMAESKVLKLTEFVTANELANMMDISVTQVIATCMSIGMMVSINQRLDAETINLVADEFGFKTEYVSAEVAQAIVEEEDEEQDLKPRAPIVTVMGHVDHGKTSLLDYIRKANVIAGEAGGITQHIGAYHVSLEDGRKITFLDTPGHEAFTAMRARGAKVTDIAIIIVAADDNVMPQTKEAINHATAAGVPIVFAINKIDKPTANPDKIKEELAGMNFLVEEWGGKYQSQDISAKKGLGVAELMEKVLLEAELLELKANPDRRATGSIIESSLDKGRGYVATVLVSNGTLKMGDIVLAGTSYGKVKAMFNERNQRIKQAGPSEPALILGLNGAPAAGDTFHVIETEQEAREIANKREQLQREQGLRTQKMLTLDEVGRRLALGDFHELNVIVKGDVDGSVEALSDSLIKLSTEQVQVNVIHKGVGQISESDVSLAAASDAIIVGFQVRPSGAAAKLAEQEGVDIRKYSVIYDAIEEVKSAMEGMLAPTLKEQVTATIEVREVFNITKVGLVAGAMVKSGKVKRTDKARLIRDGIVIFTGSINALKRFKDDVKEVGTNFECGISLTGCNDIKVDDVIESYEEVEVKQTL, encoded by the coding sequence ATGACGATAAGGTTAAACAAAGTAACAAGAGATTTGAATGTAGGAATTACGACAGCCGTCGAGTTTCTGCAGAAGAAGGGATTTACCGTTGAGGCAAATCCCAATACGAAAATTACCGATGAGCAGTTTGAACTGCTCAAGAAGGAGTTCAGTACGGATAAGGACCTTAAAATAAAATCGGAACGTTTCAGTCAGGAGCGTCAAAGCAAGGATCGCAACAAGGGATCCGTATCTATTGATGGCTATGAGGAAAATACGCAGGAGAAAGCCAAACCGGAGGAGATAAAAACCGTTGTTCCCGAAGATGCGCGCCCGAAGTTTAAGCCTGTCGGCAAGATAGATCTGGACAAACCGGGCCAGTGGCTTGCTACTGCTTCGGAAAAGGAGGAAGCCGAAAAGGTGATAGAGGAGAAGAAGGCGGAAGAGCCTGTATCGGTAGTTGTGGAAGCTCCCCAGACTGTTTCGGAAGAACATAAGGAAACGAAGCCTGAGCCGGAACTTGTATCTCAGCCCGAAGCAAATACTGAACCCGAAGTACAAACGGCAACGGTTGTAGAGAAAGAGCCGCTGATTGCTACACGGGTGGAAACCGAATCTGAAGAGGAAGAAAGAGTAGAAACTCTTTCGGTGGTGGGCACTGAACAGCCGGAAGAAAAAGAAGAACCGGAAGAAGAGGAAATCTTTAAGATACACCAGCCCGAATTTGTTTCGAAGATAAATGTAATCGGACAAATAGACTTGGCCGCTCTGAACCAGTCTACACGCCCCAAGAAGAAGTCGAAAGAAGAGAAGCGCAAAGAACGGGAGGAAAAGGAAAAGATTCGCCAGGACCAGAAGAAACTGATGAAAGAAGCCATCATCAAGGAAATTCGCCGCGAGGACAGCAAACTCAATGATTCGGGCACCGACTCGAACGGGAAGAAAAAGCGTGTCCGCATCAATAAAGAGAAGGTGGACATCAGCAATGCCTCCAATTTTCAGCGTGGCGGTAACGACCGCTCCAAGAATGCCGGTGGCGCTTCCGGTGGAGGCCAACAGGCCGGAGGTGGCCGCGGGCGGAATAAAGACCGCTTCAAGAAGCCCCTTGCAAAACAAGAAGTGAGCGAGGAAGACGTAGCCAAGCAAGTAAAGGAAACCTTGGCTCGCCTTACCTCCAAAGGCAAGAACAAGGGCGCCAAGTATCGCAAGGAAAAGCGCGACATGCTGTCCAACCGCATGCAAGAGCTCGAGGATATGGAGATGGCGGAAAGCAAGGTGCTGAAACTTACCGAATTCGTGACGGCCAACGAGCTGGCCAACATGATGGACATTTCCGTCACCCAAGTCATTGCCACTTGCATGAGCATCGGCATGATGGTGTCCATCAACCAGCGTCTGGATGCCGAGACCATCAATCTGGTGGCCGATGAATTCGGCTTTAAGACCGAATATGTCAGTGCCGAAGTTGCCCAGGCCATTGTGGAAGAAGAGGACGAGGAACAGGACTTGAAGCCTCGCGCTCCGATTGTCACCGTGATGGGACACGTAGACCACGGCAAGACTTCGCTGCTCGACTACATACGTAAGGCCAATGTCATTGCCGGTGAGGCGGGCGGCATTACCCAGCACATCGGCGCTTATCACGTTTCACTGGAAGACGGGCGTAAGATTACCTTCCTCGACACACCGGGACACGAAGCGTTTACCGCCATGCGTGCCCGCGGGGCCAAGGTGACGGATATCGCCATCATCATTGTGGCCGCGGATGACAACGTGATGCCTCAGACGAAGGAAGCCATCAACCACGCCACGGCCGCCGGTGTCCCCATCGTGTTTGCCATCAACAAGATTGATAAGCCCACGGCCAATCCCGACAAGATTAAGGAGGAGCTGGCGGGCATGAACTTCCTGGTGGAAGAGTGGGGCGGTAAATACCAGTCGCAGGACATCTCCGCCAAGAAAGGGCTGGGCGTGGCCGAGCTGATGGAAAAAGTATTGCTGGAGGCCGAACTGCTCGAACTCAAGGCCAACCCCGATCGCCGCGCCACCGGCTCCATCATCGAATCTTCGTTGGACAAGGGGCGCGGTTATGTGGCCACGGTATTGGTCTCTAACGGCACGCTGAAGATGGGCGATATTGTGTTGGCCGGCACCAGCTACGGCAAGGTGAAGGCCATGTTCAACGAGCGCAACCAGCGCATCAAGCAGGCAGGCCCCTCAGAACCGGCCTTGATATTGGGACTGAACGGGGCGCCCGCCGCCGGCGATACGTTCCACGTGATAGAAACCGAACAAGAAGCCCGCGAGATTGCCAACAAACGCGAACAGCTGCAACGCGAACAAGGCTTGCGCACGCAGAAGATGCTGACGCTCGACGAAGTGGGGCGCCGCCTGGCATTGGGCGACTTCCACGAACTGAACGTCATTGTCAAAGGCGATGTGGACGGTTCGGTAGAAGCGTTGAGCGACTCGTTGATAAAACTCTCCACCGAGCAGGTACAGGTCAACGTCATCCATAAGGGAGTGGGACAGATTTCCGAGTCGGACGTATCGTTGGCCGCCGCTTCGGATGCCATCATCGTAGGCTTCCAGGTGCGTCCCTCGGGTGCAGCCGCCAAACTGGCCGAACAGGAAGGGGTGGACATCCGCAAGTACTCCGTCATCTACGACGCCATCGAGGAAGTGAAGTCCGCCATGGAGGGCATGCTGGCGCCTACCTTGAAAGAGCAGGTCACGGCCACCATCGAAGTCCGCGAAGTGTTCAACATCACAAAGGTGGGCCTCGTGGCCGGCGCCATGGTGAAGAGCGGAAAGGTGAAACGCACGGACAAGGCCCGGCTGATTCGCGACGGCATCGTCATCTTCACCGGTTCCATCAACGCGTTGAAGCGTTTCAAGGACGACGTGAAGGAAGTGGGCACAAACTTTGAATGCGGCATCAGCCTGACCGGTTGCAACGACATCAAGGTGGACGACGTCATCGAGTCTTACGAAGAAGTGGAAGTGAAACAGACGCTATAA
- a CDS encoding CvpA family protein, which translates to MAMIDILIIAAFGAGAVIGFMKGFIKQLASILGLIVGLLAAKALYATLAEKLCPAVTDSMTWAQILAFVLIWIAVPLAFTLAASVLTKALEAMSLGWLNRLLGGGLGALKYLLLVSLLIGMIEFVDEEDRLISKTKKRESVLYYPMKSFAGIFFPAAKRTAEQYILNNHATEEILP; encoded by the coding sequence ATGGCAATGATAGACATTCTGATAATCGCGGCCTTCGGAGCCGGTGCCGTCATCGGCTTCATGAAAGGATTTATCAAGCAGTTGGCCTCTATCTTGGGGTTGATTGTGGGCTTGTTGGCCGCAAAGGCTTTGTACGCCACGCTGGCCGAGAAACTCTGCCCCGCGGTGACAGACTCCATGACATGGGCGCAGATACTGGCTTTCGTCCTCATCTGGATAGCGGTGCCGCTGGCTTTTACATTGGCGGCTTCCGTACTGACCAAGGCGCTGGAAGCCATGTCGCTGGGTTGGCTGAACCGCTTGCTGGGAGGCGGATTGGGAGCACTCAAATACCTGCTGCTCGTCAGCCTGCTGATAGGAATGATAGAGTTTGTCGATGAAGAAGACCGGTTGATAAGTAAAACAAAAAAGCGGGAATCGGTGTTATATTATCCGATGAAGTCATTCGCCGGCATCTTCTTTCCCGCGGCGAAGCGTACGGCCGAACAATATATATTGAACAATCATGCAACAGAAGAAATCCTACCCTAA
- the sufB gene encoding Fe-S cluster assembly protein SufB — protein sequence MDGETKPSSNEYVRKIAEEKYKYGFTTDVHTDIIECGLNEEVVRLISRKKREPEWLLKFRLEAYRHWLTLEMPAWAHLRIPQIDYQSISYYADPTKKKEGPKSMDEVDPELVKTFNKLGIPLEEQMALSGMAVDAVMDSVSVKTTFKETLMEKGIIFCSFSEAVREHPDLVQKYLGSVVPYRDNFFAALNSAVFSDGSFVYIPKGVRCPMELSTYFRINARNTGQFERTLIVADDDSYVSYLEGCTAPMRDENQLHAAIVEIVVHHRAEVKYSTVQNWYPGDAEGKGGVYNFVTKRGHCKGVDSKLSWTQVETGSAITWKYPSCILSGDNSTAEFYSVAVTNNYQQADTGTKMIHLGKNTRSTIVSKGISAGKSENSYRGLVRVAAKADNARNYSQCDSLLLGDKCGAHTFPYMDIHNETAIVEHEATTSKISEDQIFYCNQRGISTEDAVGLIVNGYAKEVLNKLPMEFAVEAQKLLTISLEGSVG from the coding sequence ATGGACGGCGAGACGAAGCCTTCCTCCAACGAGTACGTCCGGAAGATTGCGGAAGAAAAATACAAGTACGGCTTCACCACCGACGTGCACACGGACATTATCGAGTGCGGACTGAACGAAGAGGTGGTGCGGCTCATCTCCCGAAAGAAGCGTGAACCGGAGTGGCTGCTGAAGTTCCGCCTGGAAGCCTATCGGCACTGGCTGACGTTGGAAATGCCCGCGTGGGCCCATCTGCGCATTCCCCAGATAGACTACCAGTCCATCTCTTACTATGCCGACCCCACGAAGAAGAAGGAAGGGCCGAAAAGCATGGACGAGGTGGACCCGGAGTTGGTGAAAACCTTCAATAAACTGGGCATTCCTCTGGAAGAGCAGATGGCGTTGAGCGGCATGGCGGTGGACGCCGTGATGGACTCGGTGTCCGTAAAGACCACCTTCAAGGAGACTTTGATGGAGAAAGGCATCATCTTCTGCTCTTTCAGCGAGGCCGTGCGCGAGCATCCCGACTTGGTGCAGAAGTATCTGGGCTCTGTAGTGCCCTATCGCGACAACTTCTTTGCCGCACTCAACTCTGCCGTGTTCTCCGACGGCTCTTTCGTCTACATCCCCAAGGGAGTGCGCTGCCCGATGGAACTGTCTACCTACTTCCGCATCAACGCCCGCAATACGGGCCAGTTTGAAAGGACGCTGATTGTGGCCGACGACGACTCGTATGTGTCGTACCTCGAAGGCTGCACGGCCCCGATGCGCGACGAAAACCAGCTGCATGCCGCCATTGTGGAGATTGTGGTGCACCACCGTGCGGAGGTGAAGTACAGCACGGTGCAAAACTGGTATCCGGGTGACGCCGAGGGCAAAGGCGGCGTTTACAACTTCGTGACCAAGCGCGGCCATTGCAAGGGAGTGGACAGCAAACTGTCGTGGACACAGGTGGAAACGGGCTCTGCCATTACTTGGAAATACCCCTCGTGCATCCTCTCGGGCGATAACTCCACCGCGGAGTTCTACAGCGTGGCGGTGACCAACAACTATCAGCAGGCCGACACGGGAACCAAGATGATTCATCTGGGCAAGAACACCCGCAGCACCATCGTCAGCAAAGGCATCTCTGCCGGGAAGAGCGAGAACTCTTACCGCGGACTGGTGCGTGTGGCCGCCAAGGCGGACAATGCCCGCAACTATAGCCAGTGCGACTCTTTGCTGCTGGGCGACAAATGCGGAGCGCATACTTTCCCCTACATGGACATCCACAACGAAACGGCCATTGTGGAGCATGAAGCCACGACCAGCAAAATCAGCGAAGACCAGATATTCTACTGCAATCAGCGAGGCATTTCTACCGAAGATGCCGTGGGGCTGATTGTAAACGGCTATGCCAAGGAGGTGCTGAACAAACTTCCGATGGAGTTCGCCGTAGAGGCGCAGAAGCTGCTGACCATTTCGTTGGAGGGAAGCGTGGGATGA
- the sufC gene encoding Fe-S cluster assembly ATPase SufC, giving the protein MLEIKDLYAGIHGKEILKGIDLTIRKGEVHALMGQNGAGKSTLSNVLVGHPAYEVTRGSITFNGKDLLAMNAEDRAHEGIFLSFQSPVEIPGVSMVNFMRAAVNEQRKYRHLPALSAGEFLKLMREKRAIVELDNKLANRSVNEGFSGGEKKRNEIFQMAMLEPTFAILDETDSGLDVDALRIVADGFNKLKTAETGAIVITHYQRLLDYIKPDKVHVLLGGRIVKSGGPDLAKEIEQRGFDWIKKEAGDF; this is encoded by the coding sequence ATGTTAGAGATAAAAGACCTGTATGCCGGCATCCATGGCAAAGAGATATTGAAAGGCATCGACCTGACCATACGCAAAGGTGAAGTACATGCGCTCATGGGGCAGAACGGCGCCGGTAAAAGTACATTGAGCAACGTGCTGGTAGGACATCCGGCCTATGAGGTGACGCGTGGCTCGATTACCTTCAACGGGAAGGACCTGCTAGCCATGAATGCCGAAGACCGTGCGCATGAGGGCATTTTCCTTTCCTTCCAGTCACCGGTAGAGATACCGGGCGTTTCGATGGTGAACTTCATGCGTGCTGCCGTGAACGAGCAGCGCAAGTATCGTCATCTGCCGGCGTTGTCGGCCGGTGAGTTTCTGAAGTTGATGCGCGAGAAGCGTGCCATCGTGGAGTTGGATAATAAGCTTGCCAACCGCAGCGTGAACGAAGGCTTTAGCGGAGGCGAGAAGAAGCGTAACGAGATCTTCCAGATGGCCATGCTGGAACCCACTTTCGCCATTCTGGACGAGACGGACTCCGGTCTGGACGTGGATGCCCTGCGCATCGTGGCGGACGGCTTTAACAAGCTGAAGACGGCGGAGACCGGTGCGATTGTCATTACTCACTATCAACGCTTATTGGACTATATCAAACCCGATAAGGTACACGTTTTGCTTGGCGGCCGCATCGTCAAGAGCGGTGGCCCCGACTTGGCCAAGGAGATTGAACAGCGGGGCTTCGACTGGATAAAAAAGGAAGCGGGAGATTTTTAG
- a CDS encoding GxxExxY protein yields the protein MLYEDLTHDILQAFYEVHKVLGFGFLEQVYQNALYKELSRRGMCVECQKEIKVYYKGECVGRYIADMVVNNTVILELKAVQTLRPEHEWQLINYLKATTLEVGLLLNFGHSAEFKRKVFTNK from the coding sequence ATGTTATATGAAGATTTGACACATGATATATTGCAGGCATTTTACGAGGTGCATAAGGTCTTGGGATTTGGCTTTTTAGAACAGGTCTATCAGAATGCGCTTTATAAAGAACTCTCTCGTAGGGGGATGTGTGTGGAATGCCAAAAAGAAATCAAAGTATATTATAAAGGTGAATGTGTAGGAAGATATATAGCCGATATGGTTGTGAATAACACTGTAATACTTGAGTTGAAAGCTGTTCAGACGTTGCGACCGGAACATGAATGGCAACTGATAAACTATCTGAAAGCCACCACACTTGAAGTTGGTTTATTGTTGAATTTCGGGCATAGTGCAGAGTTCAAACGCAAAGTTTTCACAAACAAATAA
- the sufD gene encoding Fe-S cluster assembly protein SufD yields the protein MKPEQQYIDLFSQTEAMICHHSAEVMNAPRAAAFAHFERLGFPTREQEEYKYTDVSKFFEPDYGLNLNRLDIPVNPYEVFKCDVPNMSTALYFVVNDSFYGKSLPKSLLPEGVLFGSLKEMAEKHPELVRAHYGKLADTSADGVTAFNTAFAQDGVLLYVPKGVVVEKPIQLVNILRGEVSSLLNRRMLIILEEGAQARLLVCDHAMDNVNFLATQVVETFVGENASFDFYELEETHTGTVRISNMYVEQKAHSNVLLNGMTLHNGTTRNTTQVTLAGEGADLNLCGMVIADKNQHVDNRTRIDHAVPRCTSNELYKYVLDEQAVGVFAGLVLVRPDAQHTNSKQTNRNLCATREAHMYTQPQLEIYADDVTCSHGATVGQLDDAALFYMRQRGIPLREARLLLMFAFVNEVIDTIRLDALKDRLHLLVEKRFRGELNKCRGCAICN from the coding sequence ATGAAACCAGAACAGCAATATATAGACCTTTTCTCCCAAACGGAGGCAATGATATGCCACCACAGTGCCGAGGTGATGAATGCGCCCCGTGCGGCGGCTTTTGCCCATTTCGAGCGGCTGGGCTTTCCCACCCGTGAACAGGAGGAATACAAATATACGGATGTCAGCAAGTTCTTTGAACCGGACTACGGACTGAACCTGAACCGGCTGGACATCCCCGTGAACCCTTACGAAGTGTTCAAATGCGACGTGCCCAACATGAGCACGGCCCTGTACTTCGTGGTGAACGATTCTTTCTACGGCAAGAGCTTGCCCAAGTCCCTACTGCCCGAAGGCGTTCTCTTCGGCAGCCTGAAAGAAATGGCTGAAAAGCATCCCGAACTGGTCAGGGCGCATTACGGTAAGCTGGCCGATACGTCTGCCGACGGTGTGACGGCCTTCAACACGGCTTTTGCGCAAGACGGGGTACTGCTCTATGTGCCTAAAGGCGTGGTGGTGGAGAAGCCCATCCAGCTGGTCAACATTCTCCGTGGAGAGGTCAGCAGCCTGCTGAACCGGCGCATGCTGATTATCTTGGAAGAGGGTGCGCAAGCCCGGCTACTGGTGTGCGACCATGCCATGGACAATGTGAACTTCCTGGCCACGCAAGTGGTGGAAACCTTTGTCGGCGAGAATGCCTCTTTCGACTTTTACGAGCTGGAAGAAACACATACCGGCACAGTCCGCATCAGCAATATGTATGTGGAACAGAAAGCCCACAGCAACGTCTTACTCAACGGAATGACCCTGCACAACGGAACTACCCGCAACACCACGCAGGTGACGCTGGCAGGCGAAGGTGCCGACCTGAACCTTTGCGGGATGGTCATCGCCGACAAGAACCAACATGTGGACAACCGTACCCGCATAGACCATGCCGTACCTCGCTGTACGAGCAACGAACTCTATAAGTATGTGCTCGACGAACAGGCTGTGGGAGTGTTTGCAGGCTTGGTGCTGGTGCGTCCGGATGCGCAGCACACCAACTCGAAGCAGACCAACCGGAACCTTTGCGCCACTCGTGAGGCGCACATGTACACCCAACCGCAGCTGGAAATCTATGCGGACGACGTGACGTGCAGCCATGGCGCCACGGTGGGACAGCTCGATGACGCCGCCTTGTTCTACATGCGCCAGCGAGGCATTCCCCTGCGCGAGGCCCGCCTGCTGCTGATGTTCGCTTTCGTCAACGAGGTCATCGATACCATCCGTCTGGATGCTTTGAAAGACCGCCTGCATCTGCTGGTGGAGAAGCGTTTCCGTGGCGAACTGAACAAGTGCCGGGGATGCGCGATTTGTAACTAA
- a CDS encoding cysteine desulfurase, which produces MYDVQKIRADFPILSREVYDHPLVYLDNGATTQKPRMVVDAIADEYYSVNANVHRGVHFLSQQATELHEASRRTVRAFINARSANEIVFTRGTTESVNLLASCFGEAFMREGDEVIVSVMEHHSNIVPWQLLAARRGIVLKVVPMNDKGELLQDEYRRLFSERTKIVSLAHVSNVLGTVNPVKEMIAFAHRQGVPVLIDGAQSVPHMPVDVQELDADFFVFSGHKVYGPTGVGVLYGKEEWLDRLPPYQGGGEMIQSVSFEKTTFNELPFKFEAGTPDYIGTTGLARALDYVSLIGMDRIAAYEHRLTCYGLQRLKEIPGMRLFGEAEQRGSVISFLVGDIHPFDMGTLLDRLGIAVRTGHHCAQPLMQRLGIEGTVRASFGLYNTREEIDALVAGIERVSRMF; this is translated from the coding sequence ATGTATGATGTTCAGAAGATAAGGGCCGACTTCCCGATACTCTCTCGTGAAGTCTACGACCATCCGCTGGTCTACCTTGACAACGGAGCCACCACGCAGAAGCCCCGTATGGTGGTGGATGCCATTGCCGACGAGTATTACTCCGTCAACGCCAACGTGCACCGAGGCGTTCACTTCCTTTCGCAGCAGGCCACGGAGCTGCACGAGGCGTCGCGCCGGACGGTGCGTGCATTCATCAATGCCCGCAGCGCCAACGAGATTGTCTTTACGCGCGGCACCACGGAGAGCGTCAACCTGCTTGCCTCTTGTTTCGGCGAGGCGTTCATGCGCGAGGGCGATGAGGTGATTGTCTCCGTGATGGAGCACCACAGCAACATCGTCCCCTGGCAACTGCTGGCTGCCAGGCGGGGAATCGTCCTCAAGGTTGTTCCCATGAACGACAAAGGCGAACTGCTGCAGGACGAGTACAGGCGTTTGTTCTCCGAACGCACCAAGATAGTCAGCCTGGCACATGTATCGAATGTGTTGGGCACGGTCAATCCCGTCAAAGAGATGATTGCCTTTGCCCACCGGCAGGGCGTGCCTGTGCTGATAGACGGCGCACAGTCCGTCCCCCACATGCCCGTGGATGTGCAAGAGCTGGATGCCGACTTCTTTGTCTTCTCCGGACATAAGGTCTACGGCCCCACCGGCGTAGGCGTGCTTTACGGCAAAGAGGAGTGGCTGGACAGGCTGCCTCCCTATCAGGGCGGCGGCGAAATGATACAGAGCGTCTCGTTCGAGAAGACCACGTTCAACGAACTGCCTTTCAAGTTCGAGGCCGGTACGCCGGACTACATCGGAACCACGGGACTGGCCCGTGCGCTGGATTATGTCTCGCTCATCGGCATGGACCGGATTGCCGCCTACGAGCACCGGCTTACCTGCTACGGCCTGCAACGGCTGAAAGAAATTCCCGGCATGCGCCTCTTCGGAGAAGCGGAACAGAGGGGCAGTGTCATCTCGTTCTTGGTGGGCGACATCCATCCTTTCGACATGGGCACGCTGCTCGACCGCCTCGGCATTGCCGTGCGCACCGGCCACCACTGTGCCCAGCCACTGATGCAACGCCTCGGCATCGAAGGCACCGTGCGTGCCTCGTTCGGACTGTACAACACCCGCGAAGAAATCGATGCGCTGGTAGCCGGCATCGAGCGTGTCAGCCGGATGTTTTGA